AAATATTTGTCAACAAAAGATTCTTGAATACACGATATGATCAAACAACTTAAGCACCAATGGTTCAAAAGTTAAGCCACGAACCACATGAAGAACATCGACCAAAAGGTAAGTGAGAACGATGCCAAACCATAAGTCCACAACATAATCACCGAACACTCAGTCTCACCAGCTCCAAACAACTGTGTAATCGTACCTATCATATGAACGTACAAGTCTCACAAACTGTGACAAAAATCCAAGAAAAAAAAAGATAGTCAAATCAGCCACCACAACACGTACCAATGTTCATGGCCGGTGGAAGCGCATACTGTAGTAGAAGAACAAAAAGATAAAGAGGATCTACATGCACTAAGCTAAAATAAATCGCTCCTTTGACGATTAAAATTCCAAAAAATGGCAACAAGATAAGTCGTACTACTACTATTCCCATGATAAGTGACGATGAGACGCCAGATCGTTTGAGACCTGCAATTTACATCTATATATATCATTATATCTCATGAAACTGTTCATGGAGGAAGCGAAACTTTTTAGTGAGGGGGTCATCATATGGTTGTCTTCTCTACTAGTTAGAACCAGTGGTCCAACtcatattttgttaataaaacacaatacttttgttataatAATCCAACAAAATCTAGTCATCAGAAGGTTGGCGGACCCTATTGACCCCCCTGTTCCATCACTTGTTCAAGTATGATGGATGTCAATTTATGTTTAACGTTTACCTCTTAAGAGGTTGCCACCTACAATCAATGTCATGGTTGGGATTGATGCGTCCCTAATACAACATCATAGTACAAAACCACTTTTTGGTGGTGTAAATTTCATGTTTTTTGTGCTATTTTATAATAGAAAGCACCAAATAACAAAACACACCACTTAAAAATAGATTACACACCATACACCACCAAAAAATTAATTATTTGAGGCTTACAAATTATACACCACCAAAAAATTAATTATTTGAGGCTAAGGTTGCTAATAGCACCaaaataaacaataaaattgattttTTAGGCGTAACAACAAGTTGATTTTTTGAGGCTTAACTTTTAAATAGCACCAAAACACCAAAATAATTATCTTTAACTTTAAGtgataaaattcaaaatctatatctaacttctttttctcttctttctctgCAACTCATTTTTTTTTCTCATTCTAATCTCATAACCTATAAGCCTTCATTCTTCTTCAATCTATAATACCATCAAATTAAAATAAGTCATTCTAATTCAAGGTATCATATTTGTAATATGTTTTAATTTAATTTCATAtttcattttttatgttttaattgaATATAAATTGTTATTTGTAGCTAAAGGTGGAATTACTCAAGTTTCTTTAAATCTCATTCAATCATCACTTTAAGGTAAGAAATTTAAATTTTATTACCTTTATTATGATTTCTTTATGTATTATATGATTATGTATGAATAATATTTGtgtatgtatatttgtatgtatGATATGTCATGAGTATACGCATATTTGGAGAGTTAAGGGAAAATGCTACCATTTTTTCTTAGATAGTGAACCCGTTAAGATGTATACATATGAGATAGAATATTCAAAAAGTGGGTTAGGATCCACCATCTTAAAGCGTTGGTTTACACACTAGTACAAAACCTGTTTTTAGCAGCTGTGTATTTGGTTTTTAGAAGCGTTTATAGAATGCTCTCAAAAAATAGCGTTGCTTTTGAAGCGTTCAGAAAAGCGCTGCTAATAAACAAACCCATCAGAAATAGATAACATCTTAAGCAGCGGTTTTGAAAtaatatgataaataatattagtggTTTTAGGGGCAGTTCCTAAAtgtttttgaaaagataaatatgGGACGTTTTTAATGATTTCCAGCTAAAAAACAATTTTGCTAAAACCTGCAATTAATAAACCACAATCCAGTATCTGCAACTCAATACACCAATCCAATATTTATATTCAATAGGGAGTAGCACaaatacaaatttttataaattcaaCGACATTAACATGTACCAGATTTAGGTCCAACTTCAAATACAGATATAGAAAGCATCGGCATTATGATCACAAGTAAGTCGTCAATATCTCTGTGTAGCAACTCTCGTTTCTTGCCAAATCTACAAAGAAATAAATAGAAAAAACAAGTCAACATAACCATAGGTGCAAATGAGCTGAGCTACTCGCGAGCTTGGCTCATTTAGCTAGGGGTGCGAATGAGCGGAGCTACTCGCGAGCTCGACTCGAAATGAGCCGAGCTACGACAAGCCTGAGCCCAAGCCTAAAAATAACCTCATTTAGTAAAGGAGCCCGAACCCGAGCTTCGCTTATTGAGCTTGAGCAGGCTCGCAAGCCTAAACAAGCCCAAAACACTTGTTACAAATACCATCTTGTTGCATAGAAACATAAAAATGCCTATACGAGCTCAATTCATCATTTCGAACGCACCGACTggttaataataattataattaatataacttAACTAATTAGTAATAAACGAGCTAAGCCCGAGCCGCGCTCGATCTTGAAAACTTCCCTACGAGCCGAACTAGAGCTTTAAAAACAAAGCTCAAATAGAGCCGAGCTCGGGCTTGGATGGTTCATAATAGATAAAATCCCTAAAACAAAGCAACAAAATGAAAATACTTGTTTGGTGTAAACCTACTAATTAATACTTGAGCCCAGTCAGTCCACAACTTCACATAGGTTCTCACAGTTGGCTTCTTGGTTTCCATATCTgaaataatttaaataatcaaTTTTATTTGGGGAGATCCAAGTATGCTATCATCGGCTCATTTTAATTGATGTCGATAATCCAAAATTAGAGATGTCAAATTCCAGATGAGAAGACCACTCAGATTCAGAGGTATGGACTTTGTTCTTGAGATCTTAGAAAGATAGATCTCAGGTTGTAGAAGATATAAATAAACCAAAACATGAAAATAGTACCTGCATGGATGTTGAGGATCATGAACATTTGTAAGACTTGGATCTTCTGTAAACTGACCACCATTTGTAAGACTTGAATCTTCTGCAAACTAACGAGCGACAAGATATAACAAGGACTTACATTATTAAACTGAACAAATTACCCCTTCATTTCTACTAGACCTGTCAAACGGGACGGGTTTGGGTCAATTAAAAAAGGGGTTGTTTTGGGTCGGGTAGAAACGGGTTCGGGTTAAAACGGGTAGAAACTAGTTCACATCAAGAGTAATTACTCACTACGTTGAGTATTATATCACTTTGGCTGGATTTCAATGTAACTTGTAAATATAACATGGACAATAGCATGATTAAACACATAAGAACTTACAGTTTTACCATCTTCATTATAACCTCAGTTACTTGTCTAAAAGAATTAGCATTCTGTACAATCAAAATCAGCaagaagaaaaaaatataaaGAGATCATTTGCAGCCACGAAACAAGAAAAGATGAAATACAAAACAATCAAGTTTAAAACCCATAATCTCATTTAC
Above is a window of Helianthus annuus cultivar XRQ/B chromosome 14, HanXRQr2.0-SUNRISE, whole genome shotgun sequence DNA encoding:
- the LOC110909205 gene encoding uncharacterized protein LOC110909205, giving the protein MKMVKLLQKIQVLQMVVSLQKIQVLQMFMILNIHADMETKKPTVRTYVKLWTDWAQVLISRFTPNKFGKKRELLHRDIDDLLVIIMPMLSISVFEVGPKSGTC